The Streptomyces durmitorensis genome contains the following window.
CGACCACCAGGCGTCACTGGGCACCACCTTGGTGGATCAGGCCGATCATCTGGCCCTGTGTGCCTTCCGGGCCTGGGGGTGGCAGGACATCGGAGAGAACTGGAGTCCGCCCGGCGCCATAGTGTTCCGTGTGCTGGTCCTCCCCCTCGGAGAGCGGACCATGGCGAGGCTGGAGGGACTGGCCCGACACGCCTGGACGCGGTGGCCCGCATGAAACCCACCAGCCGGTCGTCCCGAATCCGCGTGCTGGTCGCCGAGCAGGCGGCCCGGCGTGGTGCCCGGGTCGGGGTGGTAGACGTCTGCATCGCGGCGGTGGCCTCACTGCCGGTCGGCGGGGCCGGGGTGTCGGCGATGTTCCGGACCGGGGCGAGTCATCCCCTGTGCAGCACCGATGACATCAGTGAGCAGTTGGAAGAGCTGCAGCTCACGCTGGGCGAGGGGCCGTGTGTGGATGCCTTCACGCGCGGTGCGGCCGTCCTGACGTCCGACCTGAGGACCGGTGAACTACAGGACTGCTGGCCCGTATTCTCCGACGCGGCCCTGGAAGCCGGGGCACGCGCGGTCTTCGCGCTCCCTCTGCAGATAGGAGCGATCAGCCCGGGGGTTCTGGATCTGTACGCCCAGGTCCCGGTCCGGTTGGACACGGAGGAGCTGGCCGACGCACTGGCGTTCGCCGATCTCGCGACGCTGGTCCTGCTCGACGCCCGGATCGATGAAACGGGCGCATCAGGGAAGGGCCATACCGAGGACCTGGGCGGGTACCGCGCGGAGATCTCCCAGGCCACCGGCATGCTCACCGTCCAGCTCGGGGTCGGTATCGAGGAAGCCTTCGTGCGTCTGCGCGCCCATGCCTATGCCCACGGGCATCGGCTCACCGTCGTGTCCGCCGACGTGGTGGCCCGCCGTCTCCGCTTCTCCCCCGACGCGGAGCCGACCAGGAACGACGAGGACACATGACGCCCTCGCGCGGTCCGGTGAACGCACGATGCGCCGCGCTTCCCTCCCCATTCGGGCAGGGCCAGTCCTTCTTCATAGAGGTGTAAATGATGGACGAGCGACTACTGGCCAAGACCTTCGTCGAGTTGGCGGACACCTTGGTCGCCGACTTCGACCTGATCGACTTCCTGCGCCTGCTGACCGACCGCTGCGTGGGAATGCTCGGCGCGAGCGCCGCCGGCGTCCTGCTCGCCGACCGCGACGGCGAACTGCGAGTGATGGCCGCCTCCGACGAACAGGTGCGCCTGCTGGAGCTCTTCCAGCTCCAGAACGACGAGGGCCCCTGCCTGGACTGCTACCGCACCGGAACGCCCGTAGCCGTCCCGGACCTGCGTACGGAGACCGCCCGCTGGCCCCGCTTCGCCGCCCGGGCCCAGCTTCACGGTTTCAGCGCGGTCCAGGCCCTGCCCATGCGGTTGCGGGACGAGGTCGTCGGCGCACTGAACCTCTTCCGTACCGCCCCCGGCCCCTTCGATCCGCTAGGCACGCCCATCGCCCAGGCTCTGGCCGACGTCGCCACCATCAGCCTCCTGCAACAGCGCACCGCCCAACGCACCACGGTCCTCAATGAACAGTTGCAGACCGCGCTGAACAGCCGGGTACTGATCGAACAGGCCAAGGGGAAACTCGCCGAACGCCAGGGCATCGACATGGAGCAGGCGTTCACCGCCCTGCGCAGCTATGCCCGCGCCCACAACCGCCGTCTCTCCGACGTGGCCCGCGCCTTCATCGACGACACCGAACCCCTCGCTGATCTGGTGTCCTGACCCAGGCCACCAGAAGTGACGGGTGGTGCCCCCGGGACATCGCCGGCGCCCTCGGAAGGCCGGTGTGGTTGACGCGTCTTCGGCCAGACCGTCCAGCGTGGTTGCTCCGGGGGCGAGCGGGGTCTTTGCGCCGGGAGCGCGGGATCTGGGTCCGGCCCTCCCGAATGTGCCGCGGCGGGCTGATCCTGGCTGCCGGTTCCGAGCATGGATGGATCTGTCTCCCGGGCCGGTGCTGCCTTCACCGGCGAAGGCAGCAGCCTGTCTCCCACCGGCCGGGGTACCCGGCCGGCATGCGAACCCTCGAACCGCGTCCCGGCGAACACACAAACCTCGCTTCCTCGGCCACGAAGGGCCTGGCCGGCAACCGCAGCGCACGCCGGGCCGCCCTGCGCGGTACCGGCTCGCTGGCCCTTGTCTCCGCCGCCGTCCAGGCCACTGCCAAGGCGGTCGACCAGCTCCGACCGCTCCGGCATCCGCCGAGCGGGGTGGCGACCTCTCACCGCACGGCCGGAGCCGCCGCCCTCGCAACTGCTGTCACCCTGGAGACGCCACGGCTGGGGGCCGCCCTCATTCCCATAGCCGCGGGCATCGCCGTCTCCCGCCTCCGTTCCGGAGCACACACGCCCGGCCGCGTTCTCGCGGACGCCGCGCTCGGCGTGGGGATCGCCGTGGCGACCTGCCGCTGGTGGCCGCTGCACCGCGACGAGCCCGCCGACAGCGCCCGGCCGAAGCTCCCGGTTCCCGCTCTTCCGTCCGGCGAGGGTCTTGTCGTGGTCGTCAACAGCGACGCCGGTGGCGAAGTCCCGGCCGACGTCGAACTGCGCACTCTGCTGCCGAAAGCGGACCTGCGGCTCTGCGAAGCAGGCGAGGACCTGCACACCGTGCTTCGGCAGGCCGCCACGCAGGTACAGGCGCGTGGCGGCGCACTGGGCGTGGTCGGGGGCGACGGCACGGTCAACGCGGCAGCCGTGCTGGCCGTCGACAACCGGCTGCCGCTCGCGGTGTTCCCCGGCGGCACCCTCAACCACTTCGCCGCCGACCTCGGACTGCCGACCTTGAAAGAGGCCGCCGACGCGGTAGAGGCGGGCCGCGGCGGCGCCGTCGACCTCGGCCGGATCACCGGCAACGGCACCTGTACCTACTTCCTCAACACCTTCAGCATCGGCGTCTACCCCGAACTCGTCCGGGCCCGCGAAGCCCGCGAGAGGGCCCTCGGCAAATGGCCCGCCCTCGCCATCGGCCTGCTCCGCGTCCTCGCAGACGGCGCCCCCATCGACGTCACCGTTGACGGACAGCCCCGGCGGTTGTGGCTGCTCTTCGCCGGTAACAGCCGCTACGACCCGCCTGGCTTCGCCCCCTCCTACCGCCGCACTCTGGACGACGGCCTCCTCGACCTGCGCATCGTCGACGGGAAGCACCCCTTCGCCCGCACCCGCCTCGTGGCGGCCTTCCTCACCGGAACTCTCGCCCGCTCCCGCGTCTACCAGGAGACCACCGCCACCCGCCTGCACATCGAGGGCGCGGGCACGGGGGGCGACTACAGCCGTGACGGTGAAGTGAGCCCCGCCGCCGACATCCTCGTCCTCGACAAGAGGGGCCACGCCCTCACCGTCTATCTGCCTGCTCCCCAGTGATTCCGTGCCATCAGGGGACAGCAACGCCGGACCGATCCCGGGGCTATGCTGCGAAGCAGGCGCCCCCAGACCCCGGCCGCGCACCGCCCATTGGGCACGATGCCGTCCCGCGTGTCTTCCGGTCTTCTGAACCGAGGCGCCCCATGCACACTCCGCAGCACTCACACGAACCCGACAGCTCAGAGCCGTCCGCCATGGACGCCGTGCGTCTGCGCCGGCTGAACCGCTGGCAGGCCGAGGAACTGCGAGAGGACCTCGCGGACCTGTACGTGGAATCCTCCGCGGTTGACTCCGGTGAGGAGTTCCACGGCCGACAGGAGTTCCTGCATCGCCTGGCACACGACGTACAACAGCCGGGATTCGACATGCTGGTCGCCGAGGCGAAAGCACTGACCGGCTGCGCGTACGGACTTCCCGTGGCGCGCGACGGCTCCTGGTGGCAGGGGTTTGACGGTCCTCTGCCCCAGAACCTCGAGCAACTCACCGCGTCCGGACACGTCTTCGCGATCACCGAAACCCTCGTCCATCCGCACGAGCACGCCCGCGGACTCGCCCGCCGCCTGCAGGAACGCCTGCTCGCCGACCACCAGGCATCCCTCGGCGTCACCCTGGCCGACCAGGCCGATCACCCCGCGCTCGCCGCCTTCGAAGCCTGGGGCTGGCAGGAGATCGGACAGATCCACCGGCAGCCACCTGCCCCGACAACCCTGCGCGTACTGGTCCTTCGGCTCGGAGCGCGCACGACAGAGCACCCTGACGGTCTGGCTCACAACGCCCGGACCCAGCGGCCCGAGTAGCCCCGCATCCGGCAGCCCGCGGAGCATGCAGGGATACCGCAGGGCCCCTGTTTGGGATCCGCACGGCGGGCTACCCGAGCGAGGCGTCCAACGGTCGACCCGGGCGAAGGCACCGGAGAGTTGGGGACACAGCTCCTGGTGCCGCCCGCAGCACGCGCACGCCGTCACCGCCCATCGCGGAAGCACCTCAGCGCTCGGCGCAGCTCGCGTTGCATCTGCTCTGGGAACGGCTCGTCCACCGGCAGGCCCCAGGCCCGTTCACTGGAGCACGAGCCCCGGGACCCTGATCATGCCGCGCGCCTGGTCGATCACCGCACGACTGGACAGCGCCCTGCCCTCGACGCACAACTGCCGCTTGGCCCAGCGAGGCAAGGATGCCGAGGTGATCCCATCGGCCGTAACACTCGTGTCGCCGCCGCCTGCCTCCCCCCTCATAGAGCCGAAAGCGACAAACCGAGCACTACCTAGCCCGCATAGTCCTGCGTGCGCGGGTACATCAAGACCCTCGCCAACGAGGCCGCCGTCGACCGCACCGCGTTCTACGGCACCCGCCCCTACGCTCGCCTCCGCGCCGAGTTCGAACGACGGCTCCAGGCACTTCAAGACACCGGGGAGATCACCGACCCTCGCGAGGCCCAGATCACCCGGCTCAAGACAGAGAACACCAAGCTCAAAGAGCGGCTGACCAGGTCGGAGCAGATGATCGACGAGCTCGCGGACTTCCGTGGCCGCCCTGGCCCGGCTCGCCGCCCAGCACGAAGGAGATCGTCCGACTCCGCGAACCCGCCGGGACAAGTCGCGTCAGCCGCCTCCCGGCGCCACGAACCACCGTGATCGGGACGTGCAGTTGAGTCGGACCCGAGCTTGCCCGAGATCACTACTAGTCACACGGCGAGGATCCATACAGAAAGAATGGCCCCGCTCAAGGCGATGGCGGAGTGCAGTGCAACCCAAAGGGCATACATCCTGGTCCTCACCAGCAACGGGAAACGAAGGCGGTGGGTGCTTCGCACGGCCGCCAGCCCATCTTCAAATTCCAGTTCCGGGTGAAGTACACCGATCTTCTGACGCAGCCATCTGGCTTGCCGCATGTGAAACGCGCATCGCTCATGGGACTTCAGCGACGCCATGGCTCCATAGATCCCCAGAGCCACCATGGTCACGGTCACCGTGAGCATGGGCGGGTGGAGGCCCTTTTGCGCGAGAAACCCCAGTCCGGCCGAGACGATGACGACGATGATGTTCGTCAACGTCGCCCGCTGGTTCTCGACCTGGCGGTCAGATTCACGCTGTTCCTGCCAGAACGCTAAAAGTACGTCGGTCTTGTCAGCCACGGCTCCCCCTGCGCTCAGACTCACATGCTCCCCACCTCGTCTCAGATCATCTATCCCGCGGGGCCGTTGTCGACGCATGACTCGGAACCCCCGGCGATGAGGCGTGATGCCCGTCACGCCAAGTGGGGCTGGAATGCAACACGCTCACCGAACTGCATCGCGAAACCGCTCGCACCGAGGTAGCAGCGTGATGGAGGCCGGAGCCACCCTGGACGAGGCCCAAGCGCTGCTGCGACACGAGGTGATCGAATGTCCACGGGCCCCGGACCTGCTAATCCGCTGCACCCGCCCGGCCGGCCAGGGCCTGGGGCCCCGGGGCCCCAGGAGAGCTCATCGGCCGCACGACGCGATCGCGCGGGTCACACACCCGGAGGCTTGTCCGTGCGAGCTCCGCTCCGGCAGCCCGCGTCCAAGCCCTCGCTGGCGGCGTCGACGCGTGCCCGCAACGCCGATGCGACCCCGCACTCGTCCCCAAACCTCCTGGCAACCGCACAGGTGAGAGACCTGCGGGCCGCTGACTCGCAAGGTGCGCATGCCTCCAGGGTCGCAGTTCACCCCGCACGGCCACGGGATCTCCCGCTGCATTCGAGCTGGGCCAACAGGCGCCGGAGAGTTCGTCGGGCGGGTACAGCCGATGACACGGGAATTCAACGGCGGGCAGCCGGTGGTCGCGACGGGCCTTGCTGCGTCTGGGGCGGTCAGGTGCAGCAGTCGCATCCGGGGTGGCAGCCACATGCATCCTCTTCGGCGTTGGCGATGGGCGCCGCAGCGGCGGCCGGGGGCGCGCAGCATCCCTTGCCCTGCCAGGCGTCGCGGCCTTCCTTGACGGCGATGGCGGCGATGACAAGGCCGGCGATGGGGTCGGCCCAGGACCAGCCGAGGGTGGCGTTGAGGACGAGGCCGACCAGGAGGACGGCGGAGAGGTAGGTGCACAGGAGGGTCTGCTTGGAGTCGGCGACGGCGGAGGCGGAGCCGAGTTCGCGCCCGGCGCGGCGTTGGGCGGCGGACAGGAACGGCATGACCGCCAGGGACAGGGCGGCGATGACGATGCCGGGTATGGAGCGCTCGGCCTCGCCGGTGCCGGTCAGGGCGCGTACGGCGTCGACGCCGACGTAGGCGGCGAGGGCGAGGAAGGAGACCGCGATGATCCGCAGGGTGGTCTTCTCCCGGGCCTCGCGCAGGGCGTGGTCGCGGGCGGAGAACTGCCAGGCGACCGCGGCGGCCGAGGAGACCTCGATGACCGAGTCCAGACCGAAGCCGATCAGCGCGGTGGAGGAGGCGATCGTCCCTGCGGTGATCGCGACGACGGCCTCGATGACGTTGTAGGTGATCGTCGCAGCGACCAGCAGGCGTATCCGCTTCGCGAGAACATCCTGCCGGGCAAGGCTGGGGCCGATGGATATGGAGGCCATCAGCAGCACCCCTTCGTCTCGGCATCGACGCAGGTGCGGTCGGTCTCTACGGCGACCACGGCGGTGCGCAGGTCGTCCAGCGCGTGCCCGAGCCGTTCGTCGGCCAGTTCGTAGCGGGTGCGCCGTCCGTCGGGCACTGTGACGGCCAGGCCGCAGTCGCGCAGGCAGGCAAGGTGGTTCGACAGCCGGGTACGGGAGACGCCGAGCGCGTCGGCAAGATCGGCCGGGTAGGCCGGGGCATCCCGCAGGGCGAGCAGGATGCGGCAGCGGATCGGGTCGGCGAGTGCGCGGCCGAAGCGGGCCAGCACCTCGATGTCGGAGGCAACAGTCAGCACGGCACGACAGTACATAGAATCCTGAATCCAGGAAACCGTGGACTCTAGATGAGAATGTAACGCCTGCTGCATTCCCGAGCGTGACGAATGCTGAACAGCGCATACGGTGGCTGCTCCTGGTGATCAAGCTGCCTGCGGATCCGTCCCGGCACCGGGTGGCGGTGTGGCGGGAACCGCGCAAGATCGGAGCCCTCTCGCTGGGCCAGGGCATCTGGGCCGTGCCGGAGGCGCCGGTCTTCGCCGACGGCGTGCAGCGTGCTCTCGACCTCATCGACAGCGCGGGCGGGCAGGGCGTGACGCTCCGGGCATCCGGGCGCTCGCCCGAGGACGCGTCCCGCTTCCGGGAGATGTTCACCGCCGCCCGATCGGCGGACTGGGCGGAGTTCCTCGCGGACTGCGGCAAGTTCGAGGCCGAGATCGACGAGGAGGTCCGCATCGCCAAGTTCACCCTGGCCGAGCTGGAAGAAGAGAAGCAGAGCCTGGAGCGGCTGCGTCGCTGGCACCGGGACCTGACCGCCCGTGACGTCTTCGGTGCCCCGGAGGCCGCCGAGGCCGGGACGCGCCTCAAGCAGTGCACAGCCATCTGCGAGGACTACGCCGAGCGCTCTTCGGCGCGCTGCACGCGCGTGACGAGGACGCCTTGTGAGCCATCCGCCTGTCGCCCCCTGCTGCCCCGATGCGGGCCATGTGCCCGCTGTACGCGGCGGGGTTCACCGCCGCCTTCGGCGCGCACGGCATCGCCGCCAACCTCGGCGGCTTCTCCGAGGACGCCGTCGCCTCGCTGCTGGTCCTGGACGGTCTGCCCGCCCTGGACGACGGCGCCGAAGTGCTGCTGAAGCCGGCGTTCGGCTCGCTCCCCAACCGGATCGGCGGCAAGCCGGTCCTGCTCGGCGGCCTGAGCTCGTTCGCCGCAGCCTCCGCCCTTTCCCCGTCCGCTTCCGCGCTGGTGGCCCGCCTCAACCCGGCGGCCAAGCGCGGGCGTGCGTTCAGCAGTTACGGCTTCTACAAGTCCATCGGCTACACCCTCGGTGGCATCCTGGTGCTGCAAGCCCACGCGGCTGCGGCGGAGGGCATGTGCGTACGGCCTCTGGGTGCGGATCGGCAGTGGGCGTGGGAGTGCCCCGGAGGCGACCGGAGAGGGCGACCGGGCCCGGATCGTAGTAGCTGATCAGCCCGCCGTGGGACCGGATGACAAAACAGCCAGAGTCGCCCTGAACGGGCAAGGGCCGCCGCGTCACGAGCCTGGCAAGGTCAGCAGACCGGACGGCAGGGGCCCTAGAGTGCGGCGTGTGTCGTCGTACAGCATCGGGCAGGCAGCGCGGCTGCTGGGAGTGAGTTCGGAGACGGTCCGGCGGTGGGCGGACTCCGGGCGCCCGGCGGGGTTCTTGATGACCACGGCCGCCCTCGAACACGAGGAGGGCAGCGCCCACGACGACGGAAAAATGGACGACCTCCCTCGGGCCTTCAAGGGCAACCTCTGCCGCTGCACGGGATATCGCGCCATCGAGGACGCAGTGCGCGGCGTCAAGCACACCGAACGCCCCTGCGCGGGCAAGGCGGTGGGCAAGAGTCTCGGCGCCCCGGCAGGACCCCAGGTCGTGACGGGCACCGCCCGCTACACCTTCGACGTCGAGGTCCCAGGGCTGCTGCACATGAAGCTGCTGCGCTCCCCGTACCCGCACGCCCGCATCCTCGCCATCGACACCTCCGCAGCCCTGCGGGTCCCCGGAGTCCACGCCGTCCTCACTCACGAGGACGCACCGCCCACGCTGTACTCCAGCGCCCGGCACGAACACCCCACCGAGGACCCGGACGACACCCGCGTTCTCGACGACACCGTCCGCTACGTCGGCCAACGCGTCGCCGCCGTCGTCGCGACAAGCGAGCAGGCAGCCGAGGAGGGCTGCCGACGGATTGACGTGACGTACGAGGAACTGCCGTTCGTCACCGATCCCGAGGAGGCCATGCGCGAGGGCGCGCCCGTCATTCACGCCGGCAAGGGGCCGGAGGTGCGGATCGCCCGCGTCGAGAACAACGTGGCCGGCGAGGTGCACGGCGAGATCGGCTCCGCCGACGACGGATTCGCCGAAGCCGCGGTTGTGTACGAGGAGACGTTCCGCACCCAGCGGGTCCAGCACGCCAGCCTCGAAACCCACGGCTGTGTCGCCTACTTCGAGCCGAAGGAGGACGGCACGGGCGAGCGGCTCACGGTGCGGTCCGGCACCCAGACACCCTTCCTCACCCGCCGCGCACTGTGCGCTCTCTACGGACTACCGGAGGACGAAGTCCGCGTTGTCGCAGGCCGGGTGGGCGGCGGCTTCGGCGGCAAGCAGGAAATGCTGACCGAGGACATCGTCACCCTCGCCGCGCTCAAACTGCGGCGCCCCGTCAAGCTCGAGTACACCCGCGCCGAGCAGTTCTACGGCGCCACCACCCGCCACCCGTTCACCATTCGCATCAAACTGGGCGCCCGGGCCGACGGCACACTGACCGCGATCCAGATGCGGGTGGTGTCCAACACGGGCGCGTACGGCAACCACGGCCCGGCCGTGATGTTCCACAGCGTCGGCGAGTCCTTCGCCGTCTACCGGGCCCCGCACAAGAAGGTGGACGCCTATTCCGTCTACACCAACGGCGTTCCCGCCGGCGCCTTCCGGGGCTACGGCCTGGGCCAGGTCACCTTCGCCGTCGAGTCCGCCATGGACGAGATGGCCCGCCGCCTGGACATGGACCCGCTCGCCTTCCGGAAGCAGAACATCATCGGCCCCGGCGACCACATGCTCAGCCCGATCGGCGAGGAGGAAGACCTGCACATCGCCTCGTACGGCCTCGCCCAGTGCCTGGGCATCGTCCGCAAGGCCATCGCGGAGGACCGGAGCGCCGACGACGTGCCGAAGGGCTGGCTGACCGGCCAGGGCACGGCCATGGCGATGATCGCCACGGGCCCGCCCGGCGGCCACTACGCCGACGCGGCCGTCAGCCTCCTCGCCGACGGGACGTACGACATCGCGGTCGGCACGGCCGAGTTCGGCAACGGCACCACCACCGTCCACAAGCAGATCACCGCGGGAGCGCTCAACACCACCATGGACCGGATCGCCATCCGTCAGTCCGACACCGACGTCGTCCGCCACGACACCGGCGCCTTCGGCTCGGCCGGCACGGTCGTGGCGGGCAAGGCGGTCCTGCTCGCCACGGAATCTCTGGCGGGCCGCTTGAAGACCTTCGCGGCACGGCACACGGGCGTGGCGCGCCACTTGTGCACGCTCGGCGCGGAGGGGTTCGACTGCGCAGGACGGACGGTCACCCTCAAGGAGATCCACGAGGCGGCGCATGCGCAGGGGGCGCTCGACGAGATCACGGCGGAGGGCCACTGGGGCGGCACCCCGCGCTCGGTGGCCTTCAACGCCCAGTGGTTCAGGATCGCCGTCGACCCGGACACGGGCGAGATGAAGATCCTGCGCAGCGTCCACGCCGCCGACGCGGGCAAGGTCATGAACCCTCTGCAGTGCCG
Protein-coding sequences here:
- a CDS encoding GAF and ANTAR domain-containing protein, whose product is MDERLLAKTFVELADTLVADFDLIDFLRLLTDRCVGMLGASAAGVLLADRDGELRVMAASDEQVRLLELFQLQNDEGPCLDCYRTGTPVAVPDLRTETARWPRFAARAQLHGFSAVQALPMRLRDEVVGALNLFRTAPGPFDPLGTPIAQALADVATISLLQQRTAQRTTVLNEQLQTALNSRVLIEQAKGKLAERQGIDMEQAFTALRSYARAHNRRLSDVARAFIDDTEPLADLVS
- a CDS encoding Chromate resistance protein ChrB, translating into MTNAEQRIRWLLLVIKLPADPSRHRVAVWREPRKIGALSLGQGIWAVPEAPVFADGVQRALDLIDSAGGQGVTLRASGRSPEDASRFREMFTAARSADWAEFLADCGKFEAEIDEEVRIAKFTLAELEEEKQSLERLRRWHRDLTARDVFGAPEAAEAGTRLKQCTAICEDYAERSSARCTRVTRTPCEPSACRPLLPRCGPCARCTRRGSPPPSARTASPPTSAASPRTPSPRCWSWTVCPPWTTAPKCC
- a CDS encoding cation transporter, with amino-acid sequence MASISIGPSLARQDVLAKRIRLLVAATITYNVIEAVVAITAGTIASSTALIGFGLDSVIEVSSAAAVAWQFSARDHALREAREKTTLRIIAVSFLALAAYVGVDAVRALTGTGEAERSIPGIVIAALSLAVMPFLSAAQRRAGRELGSASAVADSKQTLLCTYLSAVLLVGLVLNATLGWSWADPIAGLVIAAIAVKEGRDAWQGKGCCAPPAAAAAPIANAEEDACGCHPGCDCCT
- a CDS encoding ArsR/SmtB family transcription factor; translation: MLTVASDIEVLARFGRALADPIRCRILLALRDAPAYPADLADALGVSRTRLSNHLACLRDCGLAVTVPDGRRTRYELADERLGHALDDLRTAVVAVETDRTCVDAETKGCC
- a CDS encoding ANTAR domain-containing protein is translated as MKPTSRSSRIRVLVAEQAARRGARVGVVDVCIAAVASLPVGGAGVSAMFRTGASHPLCSTDDISEQLEELQLTLGEGPCVDAFTRGAAVLTSDLRTGELQDCWPVFSDAALEAGARAVFALPLQIGAISPGVLDLYAQVPVRLDTEELADALAFADLATLVLLDARIDETGASGKGHTEDLGGYRAEISQATGMLTVQLGVGIEEAFVRLRAHAYAHGHRLTVVSADVVARRLRFSPDAEPTRNDEDT
- a CDS encoding diacylglycerol kinase family protein, which translates into the protein MRTLEPRPGEHTNLASSATKGLAGNRSARRAALRGTGSLALVSAAVQATAKAVDQLRPLRHPPSGVATSHRTAGAAALATAVTLETPRLGAALIPIAAGIAVSRLRSGAHTPGRVLADAALGVGIAVATCRWWPLHRDEPADSARPKLPVPALPSGEGLVVVVNSDAGGEVPADVELRTLLPKADLRLCEAGEDLHTVLRQAATQVQARGGALGVVGGDGTVNAAAVLAVDNRLPLAVFPGGTLNHFAADLGLPTLKEAADAVEAGRGGAVDLGRITGNGTCTYFLNTFSIGVYPELVRAREARERALGKWPALAIGLLRVLADGAPIDVTVDGQPRRLWLLFAGNSRYDPPGFAPSYRRTLDDGLLDLRIVDGKHPFARTRLVAAFLTGTLARSRVYQETTATRLHIEGAGTGGDYSRDGEVSPAADILVLDKRGHALTVYLPAPQ
- a CDS encoding molybdopterin cofactor-binding domain-containing protein → MSSETVRRWADSGRPAGFLMTTAALEHEEGSAHDDGKMDDLPRAFKGNLCRCTGYRAIEDAVRGVKHTERPCAGKAVGKSLGAPAGPQVVTGTARYTFDVEVPGLLHMKLLRSPYPHARILAIDTSAALRVPGVHAVLTHEDAPPTLYSSARHEHPTEDPDDTRVLDDTVRYVGQRVAAVVATSEQAAEEGCRRIDVTYEELPFVTDPEEAMREGAPVIHAGKGPEVRIARVENNVAGEVHGEIGSADDGFAEAAVVYEETFRTQRVQHASLETHGCVAYFEPKEDGTGERLTVRSGTQTPFLTRRALCALYGLPEDEVRVVAGRVGGGFGGKQEMLTEDIVTLAALKLRRPVKLEYTRAEQFYGATTRHPFTIRIKLGARADGTLTAIQMRVVSNTGAYGNHGPAVMFHSVGESFAVYRAPHKKVDAYSVYTNGVPAGAFRGYGLGQVTFAVESAMDEMARRLDMDPLAFRKQNIIGPGDHMLSPIGEEEDLHIASYGLAQCLGIVRKAIAEDRSADDVPKGWLTGQGTAMAMIATGPPGGHYADAAVSLLADGTYDIAVGTAEFGNGTTTVHKQITAGALNTTMDRIAIRQSDTDVVRHDTGAFGSAGTVVAGKAVLLATESLAGRLKTFAARHTGVARHLCTLGAEGFDCAGRTVTLKEIHEAAHAQGALDEITAEGHWGGTPRSVAFNAQWFRIAVDPDTGEMKILRSVHAADAGKVMNPLQCRGQIEGGVAQALGATLFETVRLDERGEVTTAAFRRYRLPQYADVPRTEVHFMETTDAIGPLGAKSMSESPFNPVAPDFANALRDATGIRFTEMPVTRDRVWLAMDQEAARRGRA